One Triticum dicoccoides isolate Atlit2015 ecotype Zavitan chromosome 4B, WEW_v2.0, whole genome shotgun sequence genomic window carries:
- the LOC119296225 gene encoding probable LRR receptor-like serine/threonine-protein kinase IRK — MRSLVLLLLVHLVFLAEAKGGGRAGLAAALNDDVLGLIVFKADVVDPEGRLATWSEDDERACAWAGITCDPRTGRVSGLNLAGFGLSGKLGRGLLRLESLQSLSLSANNFSGDIPPDLARLPDLQSLDLSSNAFSGAIPEGFFGKCHALRDVSLANNAFTGDTPDVGACGTLASLNLSSNRLAGMLPSGIWSLNALRTLDLSGNVITGELPVGISKMFNLRALNLRRNRLTGSLPDDIGDCPLLRSLDLSSNSLSGNLPESLRRLSTCTDLDLSSNELTGNVPTWVGEMVSLETLDLSGNKFSGEIPGSIGGLMSLRELRLSGNGFTGGLPESIGGCTSLVHVDVSWNSLTGSLPTWVFASGVRWVSVSYNTFSGEVMVPVNASSVIQGVDLSSNSFSGRIPSELSQLLTLQSLNMSWNSLSGSVPASIVEMKSLELLDLSANRLNGSIPSTIGGRSFKVLSLAKNSLTGEIPPQIGDCSALTSLDLSHNGLTGAIPATIANLTNLQTADLSRNKLMGGLPKQLSNLAHLVRFNISHNQLSGDLPPGSFFDTISVSSVSDNPGLCGAKLNSSCPGVLPKPIVLNPDSSSNPLAQKEPVPGGLHHKKTILSISALVAIGAAVLIAVGIITITVLNLQVRAPGSYSAAAAAAAALELSDGYLSQSPTTDVNAGKLVMFGGGNPEFSASTHALLNKDCELGRGGFGTVYKTTLRDGQPVAIKKLTVSSLVKSQDEFEREVKMLGKLRHRNLVALKGYYWTPSLQLLIYEFVSGGNLHKQLHESSNANYLSWKERFDIVLGMARSLAHLHRHDIIHYNLKSSNIMLDGSGEAKVGDYGLAKLLPVLDRYVLSSKVQSALGYIAPEFTCRTVKITEKCDVYGFGVLVLEVMTGRAPVEYMEDDVIVLCDVVRAALDEGKVEECVDEKLCGKFPLEEAVPIMKLGLVCTSQVPSNRPDMSEVVNILELIRCPQDSPEAELG; from the exons ATGCGGTCCCTCGTGCTGCTGCTTCTCGTCCACCTCGTCTTCTTGGCGGAGGCCAAGGGCGGCGGCCGCGCGGGCCTGGCGGCGGCGCTGAACGACGACGTCCTGGGGCTGATTGTCTTCAAGGCCGACGTGGTGGACCCGGAGGGGCGCCTCGCGACGTGGAGCGAGGACGACGAGCGGGCCTGCGCGTGGGCCGGCATCACCTGCGACCCGCGCACCGGCCGCGTCTCGGGGCTCAACCTCGCCGGCTTCGGCCTCTCCGGCAAGCTCGGACGCGGCCTCCTGCGCCTCGAGTCGCTCCAGTCGCTCTCCCTCTCCGCCAACAACTTCTCCGGCGACATCCCACCCGACCTCGCCCGCCTCCCGGACCTCCAGTCGCTCGACCTCAGCTCCAACGCCTTCTCGGGCGCCATCCCGGAGGGATTCTTCGGCAAGTGCCACGCCCTCCGCGACGTCTCCCTGGCCAACAACGCCTTCACCGGTGATACCCCGGACGTGGGCGCGTGCGGCACGCTCGCGTCTCTCAACCTGTCTTCCAACCGCCTGGCCGGCATGCTACCCAGCGGCATCTGGTCCCTGAATGCGCTGCGAACTCTGGACCTCTCCGGCAATGTCATCACCGGCGAGTTGCCTGTGGGCATCAGCAAGATGTTCAACCTGCGGGCGCTGAACCTGCGCAGGAACCGCCTCACAGGCAGCCTCCCGGATGACATTGGGGACTGTCCGCTGCTGCGGTCACTGGACCTGAGCTCTAACTCGCTCTCCGGCAActtgccagagtccctgcggaggctCTCCACTTGCACAGACCTTGACTTGAGCTCAAATGAGCTCACCGGAAATGTTCCAACTTGGGTTGGAGAAATGGTGAGCCTGGAGACGCTAGATTTGTCGGGGAACAAGTTCTCCGGGGAGATTCCGGGGTCAATTGGTGGGCTCATGTCACTGAGGGAGCTGAGGCTGTCCGGAAATGGGTTCACCGGTGGCTTGCCTGAGTCAATCGGTGGATGTACAAGCCTAGTGCACGTTGACGTGAGCTGGAATTCCCTCACTGGCAGCCTGCCTACCTGGGTATTTGCATCCGGTGTGCGATGGGTATCGGTGTCCTACAACACATTCAGTGGTGAGGTGATGGTGCCTGTGAATGCATCCTCTGTGATTCAAGGCGTGGACCTGTCAAGCAATTCGTTTTCAGGACGGATCCCGTCCGAACTCTCGCAACTGCTCACCTTGCAGTCGCTGAACATGTCTTGGAACTCGCTGTCTGGGAGTGTTCCAGCCAGCATTGTGGAGATGAAGTCACTGGAGCTGCTTGATTTGAGTGCCAATAGGCTCAATGGGAGCATTCCATCTACCATTGGAGGGAGGTCGTTCAAAGTGCTGAGCCTTGCCAAGAACTCCCTCACTGGAGAAATCCCACCCCAGATTGGGGATTGCTCTGCCCTCACGTCACT GGATCTATCACACAACGGTTTAACCGGAGCTATTCCAGCAACAATAGCCAATCTCACCAACCTTCAGACTGCTGATCTTTCTCGGAACAAGCTCATGGGTGGTCTGCCAAAACAGCTCTCCAACCTTGCCCACCTCGTTCGCTTCAACATTTCACATAACCAGCTCTCCGGGGATCTCCCTCCTGGTAGCTTTTTTGACACAATTTCCGTCTCATCTGTGTCTGACAATCCTGGCCTTTGCGGTGCAAAGCTCAACTCATCTTGTCCTGGTGTACTACCAAAACCAATTGTACTGAATCCAGACTCTTCTTCCAATCCGCTAGCACAGAAAGAGCCTGTGCCTGGGGGGCTCCATCACAAGAAAACCATACTGAGCATCTCAGCCCTTGTTGCAATCGGTGCTGCTGTTCTCATTGCTGTTGGTATCATAACCATTACTGTTCTTAACCTTCAAGTTCGTGCCCCAGGTTcttattctgctgctgctgctgctgctgctgcgctggAACTCTCGGATGGATATCTCAGTCAGTCTCCAACAACTGACGTGAATGCAGGCAAGCTTGTAATGTTTGGAGGAGGCAATCCAGAATTCAGTGCCAGTACCCATGCTCTTCTGAACAAGGACTGTGAGCTCGGCCGTGGTGGTTTTGGCACTGTTTACAAGACCACTCTCCGAGATGGCCAACCTGTTGCCATCAAGAAACTGACAGTGTCAAGCTTGGTCAAATCTCAAGATGAATTTGAGAGGGAAGTGAAGATGCTGGGCAAGTTACGCCACCGTAACCTTGTTGCACTCAAGGGCTATTACTGGACGCCATCACTTCAGCTTCTTATCTACGAGTTTGTCTCTGGGGGTAACTTGCATAAACAACTTCATGAATCGTCCAATGCAAATTACCTTTCATGGAAGGAAAGATTTGACATAGTTCTTGGTATGGCAAGAAGCCTGGCTCACCTCCACAGGCATGACATTATCCACTACAACCTGAAGTCAAGCAACATTATGCTTGATGGTTCTGGTGAGGCCAAGGTGGGGGACTACGGATTGGCAAAGCTACTGCCGGTGTTGGATCGGTATGTTCTAAGCAGCAAGGTACAGAGTGCACTTGGTTACATTGCACCAGAATTTACATGCAGGACTGTGAAGATAACCGAGAAATGTGATGTGTATGGATTTGGAGTTCTTGTGCTGGAGGTCATGACAGGGAGGGCACCAGTGGAGTACATGGAAGATGATGTTATTGTACTGTGTGATGTGGTGAGGGCTGCTTTGGATGAAGGCAAAGTGGAAGAGTGTGTCGATGAGAAGCTCTGCGGAAAATTCCCACTGGAAGAGGCTGTTccgatcatgaaacttggcttagtCTGTACTTCTCAGGTTCCCTCCAATAGGCCAGACATGAGTGAGGTGGTGAACATATTGGAGTTGATCAGATGCCCACAGGACAGCCCAGAAGCCGAATTAGGTTAA